Proteins encoded by one window of Halorubrum ruber:
- a CDS encoding ABC transporter ATP-binding protein: MARSATSARGGPRERDETDAARDAAAPDDQSGPPALAVEGLTKRFGEGDDAVVAVDDVSLTVERGSVVGLLGPNGAGKTTLIKCALGIVVPDAGSVRVFGNDVRDGRRAAYADVDAMLEGARNDYWRLTVRENLRYFATISGVDPDSVAARHDRLLDRLDLADKADTPVRDLSRGMKQKVSLASVLAGGAELVFLDEPTLGLDVESARTLRAELRRLAAEEGLTIVVSSHDMTTIEAVCDRVVMLSNGRIVADDTVEALLGAAASDAVRVASPDLTPETVAGLRESFDVRTVDRDASPPAVTVAAGGDRLYELTDALRAAGVTVSDIRTVQPDLEEVFLERTGTGLGGASQ; this comes from the coding sequence ATGGCACGGAGCGCGACGAGCGCGCGCGGTGGTCCCCGCGAGCGCGACGAGACGGACGCGGCACGCGACGCGGCGGCGCCCGACGACCAGTCCGGCCCGCCGGCCCTCGCGGTCGAGGGGCTCACGAAGCGGTTCGGCGAGGGCGACGACGCGGTCGTCGCGGTCGACGACGTGAGCCTCACCGTCGAGCGCGGGTCGGTCGTCGGCCTGCTCGGCCCGAACGGCGCGGGCAAGACGACGCTGATCAAGTGCGCCTTAGGGATCGTGGTTCCCGACGCGGGGTCGGTCCGAGTGTTCGGAAACGACGTGCGCGACGGCCGGCGAGCCGCCTACGCCGACGTGGACGCGATGTTAGAGGGCGCGCGCAACGACTACTGGCGGCTCACCGTCCGGGAGAACCTCCGCTACTTCGCGACGATCAGCGGCGTCGACCCCGACTCGGTGGCGGCGCGCCACGACCGGCTGCTCGACCGCCTCGATCTGGCCGACAAGGCGGACACGCCGGTGCGGGACCTCTCCCGGGGGATGAAACAGAAGGTGTCGCTCGCGAGCGTACTGGCGGGCGGCGCCGAACTGGTGTTCCTCGACGAGCCCACGCTCGGGCTCGACGTCGAGAGCGCGCGGACGCTCCGGGCGGAGCTGCGCCGGCTCGCGGCCGAGGAGGGGCTCACCATCGTCGTCAGCAGCCACGACATGACGACGATCGAGGCGGTGTGCGACCGCGTCGTCATGCTGTCGAACGGGCGGATCGTCGCCGACGACACCGTCGAGGCGCTGCTGGGCGCCGCCGCGAGCGACGCGGTGCGCGTGGCGAGCCCGGACCTCACGCCGGAGACGGTCGCCGGGCTCCGCGAGTCGTTCGACGTGCGGACGGTCGACCGCGACGCGAGCCCGCCCGCGGTGACGGTGGCGGCGGGCGGCGACCGGCTGTACGAGCTGACCGACGCGCTGCGGGCGGCCGGCGTCACCGTCTCGGACATCCGGACGGTCCAGCCGGACCTCGAAGAGGTGTTCCTCGAACGCACCGGGACCGGGCTCGGGGGTGCGTCCCAGTGA
- a CDS encoding polysaccharide deacetylase family protein, with the protein MVNQRSPQRRRTRRDLLGALGVACLTGGAGCLGSDAVAEDPTDEQTPDDTGDDTETTSPPGVELGAETFEDVAALEAVGGRLAADTERRVTGTQCAALETDGDGAWLHVPLAEPVDFSNARPACHVAIDGAAAGDFLYLDLVDADGNRFRTRTVVRSRGELVNVDFGILDPQVDETAVDLERITRLSFRPGPRNEAGPETVYLDHPRRIPAPETAKVVFQFDDGNETDLTEAHPYLSQYDYPAITYVNTNRVGDDGKLDEAQLAELRDANWLVGSHTPDHTDLTTVSEPAEVERRLREAKEWLVDRGFDEGARHFAYPYNAVNEQVLSVVEEIHDTGRVSSWQPVALPSNLQLIPAEGDPTPAAFSELLEWTVEYGGVVTVLHHSLSTDAEVAAFREIVDEVRRHDRLGNVDVVRLDELESMVERTLS; encoded by the coding sequence ATGGTCAACCAAAGAAGCCCGCAACGTCGACGCACTCGGCGTGATCTACTCGGCGCGCTCGGCGTCGCCTGTCTGACCGGCGGTGCCGGCTGTCTGGGTTCGGATGCCGTCGCAGAGGATCCCACCGACGAACAGACACCCGACGACACCGGCGACGACACGGAGACGACCTCCCCACCCGGCGTGGAGCTCGGGGCGGAGACGTTCGAAGACGTGGCCGCGCTCGAAGCGGTCGGCGGCCGACTCGCCGCCGACACGGAGCGGCGGGTCACCGGGACGCAGTGTGCGGCCCTCGAAACCGACGGGGACGGGGCGTGGCTCCACGTTCCCCTCGCCGAGCCGGTCGACTTCAGCAACGCCCGACCGGCCTGCCACGTCGCGATAGACGGGGCGGCGGCCGGCGACTTCCTCTACCTCGATCTGGTCGACGCGGACGGCAACCGGTTTCGGACGCGAACCGTCGTGCGGAGCCGGGGCGAACTGGTCAACGTCGACTTCGGAATCCTGGATCCGCAGGTCGACGAGACGGCCGTGGACTTAGAGCGCATCACGCGGCTCTCGTTCCGCCCGGGCCCCAGGAACGAGGCGGGTCCCGAAACCGTGTACCTCGATCACCCGCGCCGGATCCCCGCCCCGGAGACCGCGAAGGTCGTCTTTCAGTTCGACGACGGGAACGAGACGGATCTCACGGAGGCCCACCCGTATCTCTCTCAGTACGACTACCCGGCGATCACCTACGTGAACACGAACCGGGTCGGCGACGACGGGAAGCTCGACGAGGCGCAGCTCGCGGAGCTCCGGGACGCGAACTGGCTCGTCGGGTCGCACACGCCGGACCACACGGACCTCACGACCGTCTCGGAGCCCGCCGAGGTCGAACGCCGCCTGCGCGAGGCGAAGGAGTGGCTCGTCGACCGCGGGTTCGACGAGGGCGCGCGCCACTTCGCGTACCCGTACAACGCCGTGAACGAGCAGGTGCTGTCGGTCGTCGAGGAGATCCACGACACCGGGCGCGTCTCGAGTTGGCAGCCCGTCGCGTTGCCGTCGAACCTCCAGCTGATTCCGGCCGAGGGCGACCCGACGCCGGCGGCCTTCTCGGAGCTCCTCGAGTGGACGGTCGAGTACGGCGGCGTGGTGACCGTCCTCCACCACAGCCTGTCGACGGACGCCGAGGTCGCGGCGTTCCGCGAGATCGTCGACGAGGTCCGTCGACACGACCGGCTCGGGAACGTCGACGTCGTCCGCCTCGACGAGCTCGAATCGATGGTCGAGCGGACGCTCTCCTGA
- a CDS encoding class I SAM-dependent methyltransferase, producing MDRNAVRRAWDAVAETYAARRDPDGSDAALIDDLCDALATDPATGDRDPLVLDVGCGDGARTLANLPPSSVGLDVSRRGLELAAETVPDARLVHGEMSALPFAADRFDAITAYHAVFHVERERHPDVYDEFARVLRPGGRLLLTLPSGRFETVRRGWMGGEMFFSAPGRERTLDQLRAAGFADVETRTATDPLGSSTEFAFARLAGEGEEGRTRP from the coding sequence ATGGACCGCAACGCGGTGCGCCGCGCGTGGGACGCGGTCGCCGAGACGTACGCCGCTCGCCGCGACCCCGACGGCTCGGACGCGGCGCTGATCGACGACCTGTGCGACGCGCTGGCCACCGACCCCGCAACCGGCGACCGCGACCCGCTCGTCCTCGACGTGGGCTGCGGCGACGGCGCCCGCACGCTTGCGAACCTCCCGCCGAGCAGCGTCGGGCTCGACGTCTCCCGACGCGGGCTGGAGCTCGCGGCCGAGACGGTGCCCGACGCGCGGCTCGTCCACGGCGAGATGTCGGCGCTCCCGTTCGCGGCCGACCGCTTCGACGCGATCACGGCGTACCACGCGGTGTTTCACGTCGAGCGCGAGCGCCACCCGGACGTGTACGACGAGTTCGCCCGCGTCCTCCGGCCCGGCGGTCGGCTCCTGCTGACGCTGCCGAGCGGCCGCTTCGAGACGGTCCGCCGCGGCTGGATGGGCGGCGAGATGTTCTTCTCCGCGCCCGGCCGCGAGCGCACCCTCGACCAGCTCCGCGCGGCGGGGTTCGCCGACGTCGAGACGCGGACCGCCACCGACCCGCTGGGGAGCAGCACGGAGTTCGCGTTCGCGCGGCTGGCTGGCGAGGGCGAAGAGGGCCGAACGCGGCCGTGA
- a CDS encoding VOC family protein — translation MEILHTCLNVADADRTADWYVDELGFERSWEFTTADGDTRNVYVADEGGVEFQLSDTAGEAPSADGDRYDHVAVGVDDVDAAFEEIDHHGVREAPTDHPEAGARVAFVKDPDGHVVELIEPL, via the coding sequence ATGGAGATTCTCCACACCTGCCTAAACGTGGCGGACGCGGACCGGACCGCTGACTGGTACGTCGACGAGCTCGGGTTCGAGCGGTCGTGGGAGTTCACGACCGCGGACGGCGACACCCGCAACGTGTACGTCGCCGACGAGGGCGGCGTCGAGTTCCAGCTGTCGGACACGGCCGGCGAGGCGCCGAGCGCGGACGGCGACCGCTACGACCACGTCGCCGTCGGCGTCGACGACGTGGACGCGGCGTTCGAGGAGATCGATCACCACGGCGTCAGGGAGGCGCCGACCGACCACCCGGAGGCCGGCGCGCGGGTCGCCTTCGTGAAGGACCCCGACGGACACGTCGTCGAGCTGATCGAGCCGCTCTGA
- a CDS encoding DUF6293 family protein, which yields MVTGAIPYYVHAEEYAGGEERPVASGAKPPKTLPKYPIEEPNAERVAVLAYVERNQPVTKRDLIDYGRQESLPFVERYDTEGVQNPDRGYYRRLNTHVVEPLVSRGFVEVEEHSKYQYLSVTESGSNHLRAFRYLLRD from the coding sequence ATGGTCACCGGCGCGATCCCGTACTACGTCCACGCGGAGGAGTACGCGGGCGGCGAGGAGCGGCCGGTGGCCTCGGGCGCGAAGCCACCGAAGACACTCCCGAAGTACCCGATCGAGGAGCCGAATGCCGAACGCGTCGCCGTCCTCGCGTACGTCGAACGGAACCAGCCAGTCACCAAGAGAGACCTCATCGACTACGGCCGCCAGGAAAGCCTCCCCTTCGTCGAGCGCTACGACACCGAGGGGGTTCAGAACCCGGACCGCGGGTACTACCGGCGACTCAACACGCACGTCGTCGAGCCGCTCGTGAGCCGCGGGTTCGTCGAGGTCGAGGAACACTCCAAGTACCAGTACCTTTCCGTCACCGAGAGCGGGTCGAACCACCTGCGCGCGTTCCGCTACCTGCTCCGCGACTAA
- a CDS encoding zinc-dependent alcohol dehydrogenase family protein produces MRAAVFNAPGEIDVEERPRPEIEAPTDAIVRVTHTAVCGSDLWFYRGDSDRDAGSPVGHEPMGIVEEVGDDVTSVDPGDRVLAPFAISCGECEFCRKGLHTSCENGDSWGGDNGGGQGEYVRSTHADGTLVRVPDRHADDEDTLRSLLPLTDVMGTGHHAAVSAGVEEGSTVAVIGDGAVGLCGVLAARRLGAERIIAVGHHEDRLELAEEFGATETVSERGEAAVERIRELTYGGPNHVMECVGAASAMNTAIDAVRPGGTIGYVGVPYGVEEEGLDVFGMFGQNVTLAGGVAPVRAYAEELMDDVLQGTLDPAPIFTETVGLDEVAEGYRMMDEREAIKVLVKPHGDA; encoded by the coding sequence ATGCGCGCAGCCGTATTCAACGCCCCCGGCGAGATCGACGTGGAAGAGCGACCGCGCCCCGAGATCGAGGCTCCGACGGACGCGATCGTCCGCGTGACCCACACCGCGGTCTGCGGCTCGGACCTCTGGTTCTACCGCGGCGACAGCGACCGCGACGCGGGCTCGCCCGTCGGCCACGAACCGATGGGGATCGTCGAGGAAGTCGGCGACGACGTGACCTCCGTCGATCCCGGCGACCGCGTGCTCGCGCCCTTCGCCATCTCCTGCGGCGAGTGCGAGTTCTGCCGGAAGGGGCTCCACACCTCCTGCGAGAACGGCGATTCGTGGGGCGGCGACAACGGCGGCGGGCAGGGGGAGTACGTCCGCTCGACCCACGCTGACGGTACGCTCGTCCGCGTCCCCGACCGCCACGCCGACGACGAGGACACGCTCCGCTCGCTGCTCCCGCTGACCGACGTCATGGGCACCGGCCACCACGCGGCCGTCAGCGCGGGCGTCGAAGAGGGGTCGACCGTGGCCGTCATCGGGGACGGCGCGGTCGGGCTCTGCGGCGTCCTCGCGGCCCGCCGCCTCGGTGCGGAGCGCATTATCGCGGTCGGCCACCACGAGGACCGTCTCGAACTCGCCGAAGAGTTCGGCGCCACGGAGACCGTCTCCGAACGCGGCGAGGCCGCCGTCGAGCGGATTCGAGAGCTGACCTACGGCGGCCCGAACCACGTGATGGAGTGCGTCGGCGCCGCGAGCGCGATGAACACCGCCATCGACGCCGTCCGCCCCGGGGGCACCATCGGATACGTCGGCGTCCCCTACGGCGTCGAGGAGGAGGGCCTCGACGTGTTCGGCATGTTCGGCCAGAACGTGACGCTCGCGGGCGGGGTCGCCCCCGTCCGCGCGTACGCCGAGGAGCTGATGGACGACGTGCTTCAGGGGACGCTCGACCCCGCGCCTATCTTCACCGAAACGGTCGGCCTCGACGAGGTCGCTGAAGGGTACCGCATGATGGACGAGCGCGAGGCGATCAAGGTGCTGGTGAAGCCGCACGGCGACGCGTAG
- a CDS encoding alcohol dehydrogenase, whose protein sequence is MRAAVVPEPGAEFELVEREVPEPGPGEVRVAVEACGICRSDEFVVEGSYPGVSYPRVPGHEIAGTVDAVGDDVDAWAAGERVGAGWHGGHCFTCDPCRRGQFLQCENAEITGLTFDGGYAEYATVPAEALAAIPDDLDAVDAAPLLCAGITTYNALRNSDARAGDLVAVVGVGGLGHLGVQYAHAAGYETVAVSRSPDKEPLAKELGADHFVNAAEADPAERLRELGGASVVLTTAPASDAIESVVGGLGVDGSVIIAGIPGEPVSVDAQQLVGARGAVEGWGSGHARDSQDTLEFSALRDITPEIETFALDDVAAAYDRMAENEARFRVVLEP, encoded by the coding sequence ATGCGAGCCGCGGTCGTGCCGGAGCCCGGTGCCGAGTTCGAACTCGTCGAGCGCGAGGTCCCGGAGCCCGGCCCCGGCGAGGTCCGGGTCGCGGTCGAGGCGTGCGGGATCTGCCGCAGCGACGAGTTCGTCGTCGAGGGGTCGTACCCCGGCGTGAGCTACCCGCGCGTCCCCGGCCACGAGATCGCCGGGACGGTCGACGCGGTCGGCGACGACGTCGACGCGTGGGCGGCGGGCGAGCGCGTCGGCGCCGGCTGGCACGGCGGCCACTGTTTCACCTGTGACCCGTGTCGCCGCGGCCAGTTCCTCCAGTGCGAGAACGCCGAGATTACCGGTCTGACCTTCGACGGCGGGTACGCCGAGTACGCGACGGTCCCCGCCGAGGCGCTGGCGGCGATCCCGGACGACCTCGACGCGGTCGACGCCGCGCCGCTGCTTTGCGCCGGGATCACCACCTACAACGCCCTGCGAAACTCCGACGCCCGCGCCGGCGACCTCGTCGCGGTCGTCGGCGTCGGCGGCCTCGGCCACCTCGGGGTCCAGTACGCCCACGCGGCCGGCTACGAGACGGTCGCGGTCTCGCGCAGCCCCGACAAGGAGCCGCTCGCGAAAGAGCTCGGGGCCGACCACTTCGTGAACGCCGCCGAGGCGGACCCGGCCGAACGGCTCCGAGAGCTCGGCGGCGCGAGCGTCGTCCTCACGACCGCGCCCGCGAGCGACGCCATCGAGTCGGTCGTGGGCGGGCTGGGCGTCGACGGCTCCGTGATAATCGCCGGCATCCCCGGCGAGCCGGTGTCGGTCGACGCGCAGCAGCTCGTCGGGGCCCGCGGCGCGGTCGAGGGGTGGGGGTCGGGCCACGCCCGCGACTCGCAGGACACGCTGGAGTTCAGCGCGCTCCGTGACATCACGCCCGAGATAGAGACGTTCGCGCTCGATGACGTCGCCGCGGCGTACGACCGCATGGCCGAGAACGAGGCCCGGTTCCGGGTCGTCTTGGAGCCGTAG
- a CDS encoding sulfite exporter TauE/SafE family protein has protein sequence MSTSLSSGVQRAFLRYQHVFVFLAPLLFVAGVYAFAPTPADAGAGYWTEYWWLFIAFATGATVVNTVGISGSALFVPFLIFVFPLVAYPLEPTTLMKIGLISESFGLSSSSLAFIQYGLVDRRLSLSLVLGGIPFVVGGALLSFVIPEPLFHALLGIALLAAAYLLFKANLGHDEPTGGGDGEEIATDGGSSRDLPDDDNKLGPAGVDTDESGTVTRVDRDGDDYTYSRGGYLERFLNYSVGGVFQGLAGFGIGELGIISMLRTQVPVRVAIGTNHIVVATTAVLASVVHVFGGGLVGGHTMDLATTPWNMVVWTVPATTLGGQIAPYVSTALNTQTIKAGVGGLFAVIAVALFAMAGGGI, from the coding sequence ATGAGCACGTCACTGTCGAGCGGCGTCCAGCGCGCCTTTCTGCGCTATCAGCACGTCTTCGTGTTCCTCGCTCCGCTCCTGTTCGTCGCAGGGGTGTACGCCTTCGCGCCGACCCCGGCCGACGCCGGGGCTGGCTACTGGACCGAGTACTGGTGGCTGTTCATCGCGTTCGCCACCGGCGCCACCGTCGTCAACACCGTCGGGATCAGCGGGTCGGCGCTGTTCGTGCCGTTCCTCATCTTCGTGTTCCCGCTCGTCGCGTATCCCTTAGAGCCGACGACGCTGATGAAGATCGGGCTCATCAGCGAGTCGTTCGGCCTGTCGAGCTCATCGCTCGCCTTCATCCAGTACGGGCTCGTCGACCGGCGGCTCTCGCTGTCGCTCGTGTTGGGGGGTATCCCCTTCGTGGTCGGCGGAGCGCTCCTCTCCTTCGTCATCCCCGAACCGCTGTTCCACGCCCTGTTGGGGATCGCGCTGCTGGCGGCCGCGTATCTGCTTTTCAAGGCTAACCTGGGTCACGACGAGCCGACCGGGGGCGGAGACGGCGAGGAGATCGCGACGGACGGCGGATCGTCCCGAGACCTCCCCGACGACGACAACAAGCTCGGGCCCGCGGGCGTCGACACCGACGAGTCCGGCACCGTCACCCGCGTCGACCGCGACGGCGACGACTACACCTACTCCCGGGGCGGCTACCTCGAACGGTTCCTCAACTACAGTGTCGGCGGCGTGTTCCAGGGGCTCGCCGGCTTCGGCATCGGCGAACTCGGGATCATCTCGATGCTCCGCACGCAGGTGCCGGTCCGCGTCGCCATCGGCACGAACCATATTGTCGTCGCGACGACGGCCGTGCTGGCCTCGGTGGTTCACGTGTTCGGCGGCGGCCTCGTCGGCGGTCACACGATGGACTTGGCGACGACGCCGTGGAACATGGTCGTCTGGACCGTCCCGGCGACGACGCTCGGCGGCCAGATCGCGCCGTACGTCTCGACGGCGCTGAACACCCAGACGATCAAGGCGGGCGTGGGCGGACTGTTCGCGGTCATCGCCGTCGCGCTGTTCGCGATGGCCGGCGGCGGGATCTGA
- a CDS encoding PKD domain-containing protein has translation MNDTAHGYLRQTITALVALSLLFTVFGPVGIVAADPSVSVEQTADSTTVTPGETVTLTTQFDVAELNAPQLSAGLPDGWAIESQSATGPVAYNDGTWTWLAGDNDGVNVSYTVEYTVGVPADASPGQYAITADGSALSPADSVSTADSDSTTITVQEPEQNEDPTASFTASPSAPEPGETVSFDASGSSDDGSIASYEWDFDGDGDVDATGAQAATAFDAAGDYDVELTVTDDDGATDTATQTVSVSDAPDPASFQVSALNVESSVTQGDDAAVTATVENAGDESDTQTVTLAVDGGEVDSESVTLDGDASQQVNFTAATAGLTVGDHDVTVSTDDDSASTAFEVTADEPENQPPTADAGDDQTVAEGDSVTLDASGSSDADGDGLSYDWTQTGGTDVTLSDASSATPSFAAPDVDGDETLAFEVEVSDGAATDADAVAVTVEDADDAAPPTDGASTAVSLSSESELVAVGDAAEYDVVVESADGGVGAYSMTVTVDDPSVASITGANLSGVENGGLTDVQIAADGSSVTVEAVLIDTDDSGNVSLGTVTVESATEGSTNVSLDVSELGDEAGSTYEVTGTSGATLEASTLVVGDSENPAQDLDGDGDFEDVNGDGTVDVLDVQTLFADRDGAAVQNAPQAFDFNGDGEFTLVDIQLLFAQETE, from the coding sequence ATGAACGACACAGCACACGGATACCTCAGACAGACGATCACGGCGCTCGTCGCGCTCTCACTCCTCTTCACGGTCTTCGGACCGGTGGGGATCGTGGCGGCGGACCCGAGCGTCTCGGTCGAACAGACGGCCGACAGCACGACGGTCACACCGGGCGAGACGGTAACCCTGACGACGCAGTTCGACGTCGCGGAGCTGAACGCGCCACAACTGAGCGCCGGTCTCCCGGACGGCTGGGCGATCGAGTCGCAGTCGGCGACCGGTCCGGTGGCGTACAACGACGGCACGTGGACGTGGCTCGCGGGCGACAACGACGGCGTCAACGTGAGCTACACGGTCGAGTACACCGTCGGAGTCCCCGCAGACGCCTCGCCGGGACAGTATGCGATCACCGCCGACGGGTCGGCGCTGAGCCCCGCCGACTCCGTCTCGACGGCCGACTCCGACTCGACGACGATCACGGTCCAAGAGCCCGAGCAGAACGAGGACCCCACGGCGTCCTTCACCGCGAGCCCGTCCGCGCCCGAACCGGGCGAGACGGTCTCCTTCGACGCCTCCGGCTCCAGCGATGACGGCTCGATCGCGAGCTACGAGTGGGACTTCGACGGCGACGGGGACGTCGACGCGACCGGCGCGCAGGCGGCCACCGCGTTCGACGCCGCGGGCGACTACGACGTCGAACTCACCGTCACCGACGACGACGGCGCCACCGACACGGCGACCCAGACGGTCTCCGTCAGCGACGCGCCCGACCCGGCGAGCTTCCAGGTCTCGGCCCTGAACGTCGAGTCGTCGGTCACGCAGGGCGACGACGCCGCCGTGACCGCGACCGTCGAGAACGCGGGCGACGAGTCCGACACGCAGACCGTCACGCTCGCCGTCGACGGGGGCGAGGTCGACAGCGAGTCGGTCACGCTCGACGGCGACGCGAGCCAGCAGGTGAACTTCACCGCCGCCACCGCCGGTCTCACGGTGGGCGATCACGACGTGACCGTCTCGACCGACGACGACAGCGCGTCGACGGCGTTCGAAGTGACGGCGGACGAGCCGGAGAATCAGCCGCCGACGGCCGACGCCGGTGACGACCAGACGGTCGCCGAGGGCGACTCGGTCACGCTCGACGCGAGCGGGTCGAGCGACGCCGACGGCGACGGTCTGTCGTACGACTGGACGCAGACCGGCGGCACGGACGTCACGCTGAGCGACGCCTCCTCGGCGACGCCGTCGTTCGCGGCGCCCGACGTCGACGGCGACGAGACGCTCGCCTTCGAGGTCGAGGTCTCCGACGGCGCGGCGACCGATGCCGACGCCGTGGCCGTCACGGTCGAGGACGCAGACGACGCGGCGCCGCCGACCGACGGGGCGTCCACCGCGGTCAGCCTCTCGTCCGAGAGCGAGCTCGTCGCCGTCGGCGACGCCGCCGAGTACGACGTCGTGGTCGAGAGCGCCGACGGCGGCGTCGGCGCGTACTCGATGACGGTCACCGTCGACGACCCGAGCGTGGCGTCGATCACGGGCGCCAACCTCTCGGGCGTCGAAAACGGGGGGCTCACCGATGTCCAGATCGCCGCGGACGGCTCCTCGGTGACGGTCGAGGCGGTTCTGATCGACACCGACGACAGCGGGAACGTGAGCCTCGGTACGGTCACCGTCGAGTCCGCGACCGAGGGGTCCACGAACGTCTCGCTCGACGTCTCCGAGCTCGGCGACGAGGCCGGGAGTACGTACGAGGTGACCGGCACGTCCGGCGCCACGCTCGAGGCGTCCACTCTCGTCGTCGGCGACTCCGAGAATCCGGCGCAGGACCTGGACGGTGACGGTGACTTCGAGGACGTCAACGGCGACGGCACCGTCGACGTGCTCGACGTCCAGACGCTGTTCGCCGACCGGGACGGCGCGGCCGTCCAGAACGCCCCGCAGGCGTTCGACTTCAACGGGGACGGCGAGTTCACACTCGTCGACATCCAGCTGCTGTTCGCACAGGAGACGGAGTGA